A stretch of Tachyglossus aculeatus isolate mTacAcu1 chromosome 3, mTacAcu1.pri, whole genome shotgun sequence DNA encodes these proteins:
- the AVPI1 gene encoding arginine vasopressin-induced protein 1, protein MGTPASVVSEPPPEPRGRKQASANIFQDAELLRIQSLFQRVGDRRAEERARIVWECAGEPGVAQALRRLSGKRRRRPPQDRADHRARRQRRRCGRPRMPKDHPSATASPTAGATETAAGPEPPAPRRTSARIRQHWGRASPRSYLHQIRH, encoded by the exons ATGGGCACCCCAGCCTCGGTGGTGAGCGAGCCGCCCCCGGAGCCGCGGGGCCGCAAGCAGGCCTCGGCCAACATCTTCCAGGACGCGGAGCTGCTGCGGATCCAGAGCCTGTTCCAGCGCGTCGGGGACCGGCGGGCGGAGGAGAGGGCCCGCATCGTGTGGGAGTGCGCCGGGGAGCCCGGCGTGGCCCAGGCCTTGAGGCGACTGAGCGGGAAGAGGCGGCGGAGGCCGCCCCAGGACCGGGCCGACCACCGGGCCCGGCGGCAGAGGCGGCGGTGCGGTCGGCCCCG GATGCCGAAGGACCACCCCTCCGCCACCGCCTCCCCCACCGCGGGGGCCACGGAGACAGCCGCCGGCCCCGAGCCCCCGGCCCCCAGGAGGACGAGCGCCAGGATCCGTCAGCACTGGGGGAGGGCGAGCCCCAGGAGCTACCTCCACCAGATCCGACACTGA